In one Nicotiana sylvestris chromosome 8, ASM39365v2, whole genome shotgun sequence genomic region, the following are encoded:
- the LOC138875663 gene encoding uncharacterized protein — MTIHREAFSKSRAELARCETEVKNLSKERDDLKILYVKKDEEISDLRAKLAKARQVKTKLIEKQKGKLVEQLRKEIKMKEAETLGWKQGLDHLALEKDTLREQLTLIEHQLQSVKEESLARSCKIEELEAKSVAVLAKAKSDEERETLEEVHARGFNLLADIEKAKSLEEEVAAFLSDDDDSASDIEIGGDEDEIPEEEVPEDVAPEDAAPEGVAPK, encoded by the exons ATGACGATCCATCGAGAAGCATTTTCTAAGTCTCGAGCAGAGCTTGCTCGATGTGAGACTGAGGTTAAGAACCTCTCGAAAGAGAGGGACGACCTTAAGATCCTCTATGTCAAGAAAGATGAGGAGATTAGTGATCTTCGAGCCAAATTGGCGAAGGCTCGTCAAGTAAAAACCAAGCTTATTGAAAAG CAAAAGGGCAAGCTGGTAGAACAGCTCCGAAAGGAGATCAAGATGAAGGAGGCTGAGACCCTAGGGTGGAAACAAGGCTTGGACCATCTCGCCTTAGAGAAAGACACTCTTCGGGAGCAGCTAACTTTGATTGAACACCAACTTCAAAGTGTAAAGGAAGAAAGCTTGGCTCGAAGCTGCAAAATCGAGGAGCTTGAAGCTAAATCTGTTGCTGTGCTTGCAAAGGCCAAATCTGATGAAGAG AGAGAAACCCTCGAGGAGGTGCATGCTCGTGGCTTCAACCTCTTAGCCGACATCGAAAAAGCAAAGAGCTTGGAGGAAGAGGTTGCCGCTTTTCtctctgatgatgatgattcaGCTAGTGACATCGAGATCGGAGGAGATGAAGATGAAATCCCTGAGGAGGAAGTTCCCGAAGATGTGGCTCCCGAAGATGCAGCTCCCGAGGGTGTGGCCCCGAAGTAG